In Topomyia yanbarensis strain Yona2022 chromosome 2, ASM3024719v1, whole genome shotgun sequence, one DNA window encodes the following:
- the LOC131684102 gene encoding uncharacterized protein LOC131684102 — MSFSNRETISVHVGQAGIQLGNSAWELYLLEHKIGLDGKLQEVEPNNDDGNSFCGTFFQITSANRYVPRAVLVDTEPTVVDQVRNGPYRKLFHPDNMINGKELENFCY; from the exons ATG AGTTTTAGCAATCGCGAAACCATCTCGGTTCACGTTGGTCAGGCCGGAATCCAGCTCGGAAATTCGGCGTGGGAATTATACCTGCTGGAGCACAAGATTGGATTGGACGGAAAGTTGCAGGAAGTCGAACCGAACAACGATGATGGAAACAGCTTTTGTGGGACGTTCTTTCAGATAACGTCCGCCAATCGATACGTTCCACGAGCGGTTCTGGTCGACACGGAACCGACGGTTGTGGATCAGGTACGGAACGGGCCCTACCGGAAGTTGTTCCACCCGGACAACATGATCAATGGAAAGGAACTTGAAAATTTttgctattaa